Within the Acidobacteriota bacterium genome, the region GCCCGTAAATCGAATCACGGCGATCCTGAATGGGCAGCGGGAGGTGACGGCCAATACAGCATTGCGCCTGGCGCGCTACTTTGGGACGACACCGCAGGTCTGGCTGAACTTGCAAAAGACCTGGGAGCTGCGGCGAGAAGAGATCGAATCTGGACGCCGGATTGCCGAGCACGTTCATTCCCGGCAAACGATGACGCCGATAGCAGGGAGCAGGATCGATGCCCGTTCCTGACGATCAAACGCTGATGCTGCCGGCCCTCAAGGCGCTTTCCGGCGGTAGGGAAATACGGCTTTCCGAGATTCGCAGGAGGGTTGCCACCGCCGAGCGACTAACGGCCGAGGATCTCCAGGAGTTGCTCCCGAGTGGGCAGCAGGCGGTGTTTTCGAATCGAATCGCTTGGGCGGTATCCTATGTGACCCGAGCAGGTCTAGTCGAGAGGGTTCGCCGCGGTGTCTATCAGGTGTCGACACAAGGCGCGCAATTGCTTGATCAAGCACCAGCCCGGATCGACATCAAGCTTCTCGATGGATACCCGGCATTTGCCAAGTGGCGTTCCCAGCGCAGAACAAATCAACCGCCAGCGGAACCCCCTCCGGGCGAAGACCAGGGTGAGCCGGTGAAGACGCCGGAGGAGGCCTTGGAGGGATTCACCCGACAATTGCGCGAGGCCCTTGAGACGGAGGTGCTGGACCGGCTTCGGCAGGCGGATCCCAAGTTTCTCGAACGAGTAGTGGTGGATCTACTAATCGCCATGGGCTATGGCGGGGGCGACGCCACGATGGGGCAGGTGATCGGGCGCTCTGGTGACGGTGGGATCGACGGCACGATTCGGGAAGATGCACTCGGCTTGGACGAGGTCTATCTCCAGGCGAAGAAATATTCTGAGGGCAATACCGTGGGCGCCGGAGCCCTGCGCAACTTTGCCGGCGCGATCGATGCGGCGGGGACTAACAAGGGTGTATTTGTCACCACCACCAGCTTTACAGCCGCCGCCAGGGAATATGTCAGGTTGAGCCCCAAGCGCATTATCTTGATCGACGGGGCAGAACTGGCGCGCTTAATGGTTGCTCACGGCGTGGGTGTCCGAACACGGATTCGCTATGAGGTCAAGCGAATCGACGAAGACTACTTCGAGCAGGAAGCCTTTTAGACGATGCGTCTTTCGTGGGTTGAGATGCGAGCCCGAGCGGCCCGGTTTGCCGAAGAATGGAAGCATGCGACTGACGAAAGGCGTGAAGCGCAGAGCTTCTACAATGATTTCTTCAGGATTTTTAGGGTCCGCCGCCGGGCCGTCGCTCGTTATGAAGAGCATGTACAACGGCTGGATAACAGCCCCGGATTCATTGACCTATTATAGGCAGGCGTCCTAATCGTCGAGCAAAAGAGCGCCGGCCGGGATCTGTCGCGTGCCTATGACCAGATTGGCGAGTATTTCGACAGCCTGCCTGAGAGAGACCAACCTCGCTACATCCTGGTCAGCGACTTTCACACCTTCGAGGTCCACGATCTCGCCGAAAGAGAGCAAGTCTCTTTTGCCTTGGCGAACCTTCCCGCCCACGTTGAGAAGTTTGGCTTCATTCTGGGTGTCCAGCGGCGCCGCTTCCGAGATTAGGATCCGGTCAATATCCAAGTCGCGGATGCAATGGGAAATTTGCACGATGCGCTCAAGACGGGGGGAGCTTTGATCCGCACGGTCGTCGAGGTCCTCTACCGCGACGCGGAGTCCGTCCTGGTCCTCGATGCTGGGAAACCTCCCTCAGCGTAGCTATGGGAGCAATTTTTCTCCTGCGGCGGTCCCAGCGCGAGGGGCCCATTCTTATGGGGCGCAACTGGGGGGGCTGGGGGGATAGGTCCCCCCGGTCCTTGTCTCTTCGTTCCGGCTTCGGAGCCGGTTTCGGACCCGGCTTCCGCTTCTTGGCGGCCAACAGCCGGGCCATGGATAGCGGAAGCCCAGAGCCTAAAGCAAGCCCGGATGTCGGGGTCGAACCTTTCAATCACTGTGAATTCTTCCCTGGAGGCTTTTTCCCGGCATTGGGCTGCTTAGCTGGTGGCGGTGGAAGCGTCCGGTACTCGGGCGGAACGTCGTAAATCCCACCCATCCGCGACCCGTGGAAAGCCGCCCACGCAAACGGAAAACCTATCAATCCGCCAAACAGCAACTTCCTCCCGACGAGTTCGCCTCGTTCGGGCATAAGGAGCGGAATAGAAATGAGGGCGACTCCCCACGTAAGCCAACCCGGCCACCGTTTCGAAATCGGACGATGGATCAGAAACTCGCGTACGGATTGCTTCTGAAAGGTACGGCTTTGACCATCCGGCAGGGTCAGCGTAACGGAGTCATCCGTGGCTGAGCCGAAACGGCCTTCGATCTTGTGGCTTCCTGGAGGGGCTTCATCCTTGTACAGTCGGACCTCAGTCTTTGTCTGGGGAGGCACAGTGAGTACACGGGACCAAGTCGGCATGTGCCGCTTCGATCCGCCACAGCCTGACAGGACCGCTACCAGTACCAGGGGAACAAGTCCGATAGCGATCATTTTCCGATATAGCATCTCTCTGGGGATAGATAAACTCATTCTGGCATCGTTAAGCTAAATTGAAGTTCCTCGTTCGACACAGCAACGCCACGGCCTTCGATCGAAGCGGTTGCGGTCTTTACGCGTACAATAATACGTTCCGCAGGTACACCAGCAAAACGGACATTGCCCAAATCGGAGGTTGAGGAGGACCGCGTGGCGCGCCACCAGGATGTCGAAGAAATGCCGTAGCGCCGCCAGGGCCCAGTTGTTGGTCGGCGCTTTGTAAGGGAGCTCCTCCAGGAACCGGCCGGCCAAGCCGGGCGTCACCTGGCGCAGCTCCAGTCCCTGGTCCTCACACCAAGTCAGGACGCGACTCACTTGATGGGCGTAGGCGGTCCGGGTGTGGGGATTGGAGAGCCGAGCCCGAAAGAACTCGTCTGCGGCGAAGCAAGCCGCCTTGCCGACCCGCGCGAGGACCGTCGGGAAGGCCCCTTCGAGCCGGTTTTTCGAGAGCGAATCGGGGTTTTTCGGGACGAGTTCCCGAGTGCTCATAACAGCTAAGTATAATATCCTTTTTCGTAGTCTAATCCATGTCCGTGACGGCTTGGTTTTTGCTCGGCCAGACGCCTCTCTGGAGGTGTCTGCTGAAAAACAGGGGAGACCTGACATCCATGTGGTCCAGAGCTATCGAACTGGTGTCGCAGCAGGTGGTAGACATCCGCACGCCGACGTGTCTAGGGACCGGCTTCAGATCCCGAATGGGGTATCATGAAGCATGATTTCAGTCTCCCTGTGGTGGATTTTGGTCGCATTGCTGGCCGTGTTCGTACTGTGGTTCACGGCTCCCCTGTATGTCGAGCGCACCGCGAGCGAGTACCGAACGCAGGATGGTGACATCATCACGGTCAAGGTTGAGTTCGACGGGAAGCAGGCTACGGCAGAGATCGTCGTCTCCGAGCACAAGGGTGAGGATATCGGACGCGCCCTGGACGCGGCCGTCACAGAAGCTGAAAGCCGCTACGGGAAGCTTGAGTTCCGCAGGGGATGGGCCGACCCGGCGGCTCCGTCTCGCGCAGAACGCGTACGCACCAGCGTGCGTCGCCTCCTGGTGCGCGACTGACTGATGTCGCCTGAACTCGCCCAGTGGCTTCCCGCGGCCTTCATCGCCGGTTTGGGCGCGAAGCCGATCTATGCGACCTTCGAGTCCCTGACCGAGTTCCTGGCCCGGCGATTCAAGGGAAGCGGTGAAGCGAAATGAAGGCGAATCGACAGGTCATTGGACCTTTGCTCACCCTGGTTCTTCTCCAGATGCCGGCGAGCGCGGCAGGTACGGCCAAACCAGTGTGTTCTCCACCGGGGGATCTGGCCATGACTACGAACACGCCAACGGCCAGGCTCGCGGTTCTGGCCGAGATGGCGCAGGATATGAACACCACGAACCCCGAATCCGGGTCACCGAGTTAGTTCCTCATTGGGTCAGCTGGGGGTTAGGGTTTGTGCGTTCCATAGCGTCCATGAAAAGCGCTATCGTTCTACTGGCAAGTTCCGGGCCGCGGCGCATCCTCCCTATAAGCACTGCAAATTCAGGACTTTGAGCAAACGCCTGTGCTTCGGTGATCCCACGCTCCGCCAGCCTTGCATTTACCATCTCCTCTGCCTTGAGCGCCAGAGCGCCACTCATCATGCTCACCTTCCGGGCAGCATCCAAAGGAAGTTCGCCATTAAGGTTTCTCATCCACGGGTCGGCGCCGCCGGCAAGCAACGTCTGGATAATCTCGTGTGTCTCCTCCGAGGGCCGAGTTACCGCCCTGAAAAGGTGTCGAGACACAGGCGTACGACCGAATTCCCCATGAACATTGGGATCCGCCCCGGCGTCAAGGAGTGTCTGTACCTGCTCCGCCGTACGGGCATGAACGAGGGGAGTACCGTTGCAATCTTCCACGTGGGACGTATCGGGATCTGGGATTCCCTGCTCCGCAGCAGCGCGTAGAATCTCCAAACACTCCTCCTCAGCTTCCTCAGAAACAGGGTCTCGTTTTTCGGCCATGGATGGGCGCGGAGGGCAGGACACGCAATCAGAGTCCAGTGTGACGGAAGGAAGCGGGGGAATGTGATCGTGATGCGTGGTGTGTGACGCTCCGGCCTCCTGGTGGGGTGTTGGTTCGAGGCTGTGATCCGTTTCCCACCAGAGAAAGATCAGCAGGACGGTAACCAGTGCGCCACTGGCCCAAACATATCTACGGTTGACTCTCATGGAAAGGACCTCCTTTCGTTCCAGGCGTGACACCGGAAATCACCCTGATTGATGCGTTCTGCACCAAAGAACAATTTGGGAGGGGTAGAATGAATTCCAGGATGACTCCTCCTCGGTGCAGGACAAGTTAACCTTAGATTCTGTCGAGTGTTGGCCCACTCGGCAGATCCAACTTATGGGGATTATAAACTTGACTAACGAGATCAAATAGTTTACAATGCCCCCAACATGACAAAAAAGAAGAAAAAAGCTCCCGGAAAAGCCCATCGAGAGGGCATCAGCTTAATCCAGTTGGCGGAGATGTTTCCAGATGAGGAAACCGCGACCAAATGGCTTGAGAAGACCCGCTGGCCCGACGATCGCCCCTGCCCCCATTGCGGGGACTGCGACACCTACAAGATGAAGTCCGGCAAGCCGATGCCCTACCGCTGTCGGGGCTGCTGGAAGTTCTTCTCTGTCCGCACGAAAACCGTCATGGAGCGGTCGCATATTCCGCTGAAAAAGTGGGTCTGGGCCATCTACTTGTCTATGACCAGCCTCAAGGGTGTCTCCTCCATGAAGCTTCACCGGGACCTCGGGATCTCGCAGCGGTCCGCCTGGTTCATGGCGCACCGGCTGCGCGAAGCTATGATGCCGCCCGCCCGGCACCGCTTCGAGGGTCCGGTTGAGATCGACGAGGTTTTCATGGGAGGCAAACGGCGGAATATGTCCAACAAGCGCCGCAAGCAGTTCTCAGGACGCGGCGCAGCGGGCAAGACAGCCGTGGTCGGGATCAAGGATCGCCCCTCAAATCAGGTCGCGGCGAAGGTCATCGGCAAGGCCAACCGGGAAACCGTGTTCCCTCTGATCTCCCGCCACGTCCAGTTCGGAGCTGTCCACTACAGCGACGACTCCCCTATCTACGAAGTCCTCCCCAATCACTGGTCGGTGAAGCACACCCTTCACGAGTATGTCCGCGGGGACGTTCACACCAACGGGATCGAATCGTTCTGGTCCATGCTCAAGCGTGCTCACGCGGGGACGTTCCACAAGCTGAGCGTCAAGCACCTCCACCGGTACGTCAACGAGTTTGCGACTCGCCACAACCTCCGGGAACTCGATACCATTGAATTGATGCGCGCGGTCGTGGCCCGAATGATTTGCAAGAGGTTGATGTACAAAGACCTCACAGCCGACAACGGGCTTCCGAGCGGGGACAGGGGGCAGTGAATGAGGCACGGCACAGCTTAGCAAGGCGAGGATGTGAATATGATGCTATGCTCGATAGAGCTAGGGAGGAGCGAACGGATCGTGGAGGAGACGCTTTCGGCTTTTCAGTCCAGGTTCCTTTTCACCGGGGCCTGGTTTCGCTTCGCTCCTCCTGACAAGTTTACCATCATCTCAGGGTAGGATCAATGCCCCGACCAGTCATCATTCCACCCCCACCCCCAGGCATGACCCCGGAGGATCTAGCCCGACGGCTGTTGCAGACTCCTCCCTCGCCGCGCAAGCGCAAGCCAGTCGCAGACAAACACACTCCCACCACGGGCAAGTCCAAGTAGCGAGTGTGCGTCATTCCGGATACTTCCGGGAATAAATCACCGTGATTGCGAGGAAAAGCAAGTAGGCAACGACCACCGCAATGATCGAAGTCAACAACGTGTAGCCTGAATACAGCATCCCGGAAAAAAGGAGAGGACATACCAGAGGAGCCGGCCAAATCTTGCTGGCGAAATACCTCCATCGGCCCACCTCCCGCAGTCTTGAAATTCGATCCGAGTGCAGAATTGAAACTATTTCCGGTGTGAACCAGAACGGCGCAACGGTAATGCACACCAAAAACATTACGACGTGGTAGACCAACCAGAGGTACAACTGGAATTCTTGATTCGTCACCGGGGAGGACAGCTTTACGATTTCCAAGAGCCTGTCATTGACTCTGACTACATTGGCTGCCTGCCTATAAACTGCCCAGGTACAAAAAGCCAATTTGCAAAGAGTCCATACCCAGTGAGGGCGCTTAAAGATAGACATTTCACCGCCCCTCCTCGATCAGTTCAAATTGGCAAGATACCATAGCGCCGGACGGACTGAGTTGGCAGAATTCCGTAGCTCAGATCAAATCAAATTTTTGGCCCCGTTTGCGGGCTTGTTTCTGGAGTAGCTAACCCGTACAATTCCTCAGATTAGGCGAGGTTTCTGGTGCTGCGAACACCAGAAACCTCTAAAGCCAACGTCCATGGTGCAGGAGGACGGAGGCCCTAACACTCATTCTATTCCAGAGTGGACCCTCCTGCACCTGTTGGGCGTCCTGTCCACAGGGAGGGTACGTGCCGCCAAATACGATCATCGAGCACGCTGTCTGGATTCTAGGGATAGCAGGACGGTTTCTTGAAAGACGGGAACTGATCGCCCGACTGCTCGAAGCCGGCTGTGCAAGGAACGCAAAAAACCCTGAAGGGTCGATCGGAACTGTGCTGTCCGACGAGCTGAAGAAGTCCACTTCTCGTCTCGTCAAGCGCGAAGCCGCTTACGGGCTGCCCAGCTGGAAGCAATCTTCTCCCAAGGATTCGTGAATAAGTCCGACGAAGAGGAGAGAAGCCCCGACCGGACTCGAACCGGCGACCTCCCTGTTAGCCACACGGGCGCTCTTCCGTCTGAGCTACGGGGCCTCCTCCTCTCCCTTATTCACCGTCCGGAGAACTCGCCCGAAACGGGCAGGAGGAGGACCCCATGAGGAACGCTTGCAGTTCGCTCCCCGGGGCTGTTGTTGTGCTGTCCCTTTGCGCTGTCAGTTACGCCGAGGACAAATTCGGGTTCGACACCCAGCAGGGGTTCATCCCCAACAGCAGCCCCGGCTGCCGCGTTCAGGTGGACGTCCCGGACCCCTTAGAGGACGGAATGATTATTCAGTTGAATTCAGGCGACGCTGCCCAATGCGGAGGGATTGCAGAATGGCGGGTGTCTGAATACCATCCGGGCAAGTTCTACGCTGCCATGTTCATCCCCCTGCCGGATCCGCTCGTCATCGAATGGGGGATCGAATCTCCACTGAAATACGGACGGCTCAGGGACGAAATCGAGTGCGTCCAGGTCGATCCTTACGGAGCGCCTATCGAGGACGCCCACGAGGTTCTCAAGGCTGAGGAGTGCACACGAACGCTCACCGACGTCTATGCCTGGGACAACGTGTTCCGGGGGTTTTCAGCGGGAGGAGTCAACGAGGCGGAGACCAACCCCCGTGACGTCTCCGAGTTTGACCGCTGGCTGGTCAAGATAGATGACCCGGAGCAAGTCTTGGGGTTTTCTCTCATGGTCGTGGAGTCCTTCGCCCCCGCTCACGGAAATGCGCGCTGGCACGCGCAGCGTTACGACGACGTAGCTGACGTCTCCTGCCCTCCGGGAGACTGGAGG harbors:
- a CDS encoding HigA family addiction module antitoxin, which codes for MSFKSGMRPVHPGEILRDEKDALGMSANALSRALDVPVNRITAILNGQREVTANTALRLARYFGTTPQVWLNLQKTWELRREEIESGRRIAEHVHSRQTMTPIAGSRIDARS
- a CDS encoding restriction endonuclease, whose protein sequence is MPVPDDQTLMLPALKALSGGREIRLSEIRRRVATAERLTAEDLQELLPSGQQAVFSNRIAWAVSYVTRAGLVERVRRGVYQVSTQGAQLLDQAPARIDIKLLDGYPAFAKWRSQRRTNQPPAEPPPGEDQGEPVKTPEEALEGFTRQLREALETEVLDRLRQADPKFLERVVVDLLIAMGYGGGDATMGQVIGRSGDGGIDGTIREDALGLDEVYLQAKKYSEGNTVGAGALRNFAGAIDAAGTNKGVFVTTTSFTAAAREYVRLSPKRIILIDGAELARLMVAHGVGVRTRIRYEVKRIDEDYFEQEAF
- a CDS encoding IS1595 family transposase, with the translated sequence MFPDEETATKWLEKTRWPDDRPCPHCGDCDTYKMKSGKPMPYRCRGCWKFFSVRTKTVMERSHIPLKKWVWAIYLSMTSLKGVSSMKLHRDLGISQRSAWFMAHRLREAMMPPARHRFEGPVEIDEVFMGGKRRNMSNKRRKQFSGRGAAGKTAVVGIKDRPSNQVAAKVIGKANRETVFPLISRHVQFGAVHYSDDSPIYEVLPNHWSVKHTLHEYVRGDVHTNGIESFWSMLKRAHAGTFHKLSVKHLHRYVNEFATRHNLRELDTIELMRAVVARMICKRLMYKDLTADNGLPSGDRGQ
- a CDS encoding site-specific integrase, with amino-acid sequence MSTRELVPKNPDSLSKNRLEGAFPTVLARVGKAACFAADEFFRARLSNPHTRTAYAHQVSRVLTWCEDQGLELRQVTPGLAGRFLEELPYKAPTNNWALAALRHFFDILVARHAVLLNLRFGQCPFCWCTCGTYYCTRKDRNRFDRRPWRCCVERGTSI